One region of Fragaria vesca subsp. vesca linkage group LG4, FraVesHawaii_1.0, whole genome shotgun sequence genomic DNA includes:
- the LOC101299081 gene encoding uncharacterized protein At1g04910-like has product MEVRSEGGHVRCDKLPSPVIARTRLQVWFIRLCSSLFLWTCLVQLVAVGELWHPHLLSNISNRISQITLAPAGPGVLSPPPLVPARNYTSNGFLRVSCNGGLNQMRAAICDMVTVARLLNLTLVVPELDKTSFWADPSNFEDIFDLRHFIDSLRDEVRIVRRLPKNFSRKYGYKPLEMPPVSWSNEKYYLEQVLPLVSKHKVLHFNRTDTRLANNLIPHDLQRLRCRVNFQALKFTPKIESLGYKLVRILQEKGPFVTLHLRYEMDMLAFSGCTHGCTAEEAEELKRLRYAYPWWREKEIVSEERRSQGLCPLTPEESALILQALGFSKDTQIYIAAGEIYGKDRRLAPLRAAFPRIVKKETLLAPEELQQFQNHSSQMAALDFMVAVASNTFVPTYDGNMAKLVEGHRRYLGFKKSILLDRKKLVELLDMHLNGTLSWQGFALAVRSVHERRMGQPTQRRVIPDKPKEEDYFYANPQECLCVGTNCDDLLTPGNLSKPR; this is encoded by the exons ATGGAGGTTAGATCTGAGGGTGGACATGTCCGCTGCGACAAGCTTCCGTCGCCGGTGATTGCCCGGACGCGGCTGCAGGTGTGGTTCATAAGATTGTGCTCAAGCTTGTTTCTTTGGACTTGTTTGGTTCAGTTAGTGGCGGTTGGGGAGCTATGGCATCCGCATTTGCTCTCCAATATCAGCAATCGGATTTCGCAGATTACTCTGGCTCCGGCGGGCCCGGGTGTTCTTTCTCCGCCGCCTCTGGTTCCTGCAA GAAATTATACAAGTAATGGCTTTCTTAGAGTGTCGTGCAACGGGGGCTTGAATCAAATGCGTGCTGCG ATTTGTGACATGGTGACTGTTGCTCGGCTTTTAAATCTCACTTTGGTTGTTCCGGAGCTTGATAAGACATCTTTCTGGGCCGATCCTAG TAATTTTGAGGATATATTTGATTTAAGACATTTCATTGATTCATTGAGAGACGAAGTCCGAATTGTCAGAAGACTGCCAAAAAACTTCAGTAGGAAATATGGGTATAAACCGCTTGAGATGCCTCCTGTTAGTTGGTCAAATGAAAAATACTATCTCGAACAG GTTCTGCCACTTGTTAGCAAGCATAAGGTGTTGCACTTTAATAGAACAGATACACGCTTGGCAAACAATTTGATACCTCATGATCTTCAGAGACTCAGGTGTCGCGTGAATTTCCAGGCACTGAAGTTCACTCCAAAGATTGAGTCTTTGGGTTACAAATTGGTTCGTATACTTCAAGAAAAGGGACCTTTTGTGACTTTGCATCTAAGGTACGAGATGGACATGCTGGCCTTCTCAGGTTGTACTCATGGCTGCACAGCTGAAGAAGCCGAGGAGCTCAAACGGTTAAG GTATGCATATCCTTGGTGGAGAGAGAAAGAGATAGTATCGGAAGAGAGGAGGTCTCAAGGGTTGTGTCCTCTGACACCAGAGGAAAGTGCATTAATCTTGCAAGCATTGGGTTTTAGCAAAGACACACAGATCTATATAGCAGCTGGTGAGATTTATGGCAAGGATAGGAGACTTGCACCGCTAAGAGCTGCATTTCCCCGAATT GTGAAGAAGGAAACTCTTCTCGCACCGGAGGAGTTGCAACAATTTCAGAATCATTCATCTCAGATGGCTGCCTTGGATTTTATGGTTGCAGTAGCCAGTAATACTTTCGTCCCTACCTATGATGGAAACATGGCCAAGCTTGTTGAAGGTCACCGTAG GTATCTTGGTTTTAAAAAAAGCATCTTGCTAGATCGCAAAAAACTTGTCGAGTTATTAGACATGCATTTAAATGGGACACTTTCATGGCAAGGGTTTGCCCTTGCTGTAAGATCCGTTCATGAGAGAAGAATGGGACAGCCAACTCAGCGAAGAGTTATCCCAGATAAGCCAAAGGAGGAAGACTACTTTTATGCAAATCCTCAAGAGTGCCTCTGCGTGGGAACGAATTGTGATGACTTGCTAACCCCTGGTAACTTAAGTAAACCTAGGTGA